One part of the Campylobacteraceae bacterium genome encodes these proteins:
- a CDS encoding calcium/sodium antiporter: protein MDIVIFILAMTALVFGADFIINQSEKIALHYKISPFVIGATLVALGTSLPEMAVSVSASLHGSGDIAVANVIGSTIFNISLVLGTVFLIAKNINPSRDIFAKDSAWSLFPILIFILMSIDGQLTAFDGVLFLILMASYLAFLISSNQVEESHEDDKEKFAWGKASFFLIIGFLLTIGGADFAISSASNIAREFGISEWIIGLFLVAFGTSLPELTISIKAALNNNADLAIGNIIGSNVANFTMVLGIASIVNPLNVDLSAYFFDIAAAFILSLMLVFITANRLYNRSAGIVLMVVLALVINNGF, encoded by the coding sequence ATGGATATTGTAATATTTATTCTTGCCATGACGGCGCTTGTTTTTGGAGCAGACTTTATAATCAATCAAAGTGAAAAAATTGCACTGCATTATAAAATTTCACCTTTTGTTATAGGAGCTACTCTTGTTGCCCTAGGTACTTCTTTACCTGAAATGGCTGTTTCGGTATCTGCATCCTTACATGGAAGTGGTGACATTGCAGTTGCAAATGTAATTGGAAGTACTATTTTTAATATTTCCCTTGTATTGGGTACGGTATTTTTAATTGCTAAAAATATCAATCCAAGCAGAGATATTTTTGCAAAAGATTCTGCCTGGTCATTATTTCCTATTCTAATTTTTATTTTAATGTCAATTGATGGGCAATTAACTGCATTTGATGGTGTCTTATTTTTAATATTAATGGCATCTTATTTGGCTTTTTTAATTTCATCCAATCAAGTAGAAGAATCACATGAAGATGATAAAGAAAAATTTGCCTGGGGAAAAGCTTCATTTTTTTTAATTATTGGTTTTCTACTTACAATAGGAGGGGCTGATTTTGCTATTTCTAGTGCTTCTAATATTGCAAGAGAATTTGGAATAAGTGAATGGATTATTGGCTTATTTTTAGTTGCTTTTGGTACGTCTTTACCAGAACTTACTATTTCAATAAAAGCTGCTTTAAATAATAATGCAGATTTAGCTATTGGAAATATTATAGGTTCAAATGTTGCAAACTTTACAATGGTATTAGGAATAGCTTCTATTGTTAATCCTTTGAACGTGGATTTAAGCGCTTATTTCTTTGATATTGCGGCTGCTTTTATACTCTCTTTAATGTTGGTATTTATAACAGCAAACAGGTTATATAATAGAAGTGCGGGAATTGTATTAATGGTAGTACTTGCTTTAGTTATAAACAATGGTTTCTAA
- a CDS encoding cbb3-type cytochrome c oxidase subunit I yields MTHKSFYDETHTVFGHHENKILQWIFSIDHKRIAILYMIVMFAFFAVALLVALTMRIELFFPGEQVLTPDQFNQAFTLHGVIMVFLFIIPGIPAIFGNFLLPIMIGAKDVSFPRLNLFSWWLFLLGAIIALSSLFVGNGFADTGWTFYAPYSVNTDTNVIAALSAAYILGMASILTGINFVVTIHRLRAPGMGFFKMPLFVWGLYSTAWIQVLATPVIGITLILVIIEKTIGIGIFDPAKGGDPILYEHLFWIYSHPAVYLMILPAFGVVSEIVPTFCRRTIFGYRSIAISSAMISIIGYLVWGHHLFSSGMSEWAKVTFSFLTFFVSIPTGIKFFDWIATMYKGSIVMKTPMLWVIGTIVTFAIGGLTGVVLATLGITAHLHDTYYVVAHFHYAMFGGVVFMMFAAFHYWYPKFVGRMYDEAKAKIAFWMIFLGFNILWFPMFIAGILGMPRRYFDYLPEFTIYHQISGVGAVLTLSGIGFMAYVLIKGLKNGEIASANPWNATTLEWQIDSPPPLENFRNTPYIDFEPYDYKDGLPVHNLYDEIHKGR; encoded by the coding sequence ATGACACACAAAAGCTTTTATGATGAGACGCACACCGTCTTTGGACATCATGAAAATAAAATTTTACAATGGATTTTTTCTATTGATCACAAAAGAATAGCAATACTTTACATGATTGTAATGTTTGCATTTTTTGCAGTAGCACTGCTAGTTGCACTAACAATGAGGATTGAACTGTTCTTCCCAGGAGAACAAGTTTTAACTCCAGATCAATTTAACCAGGCATTTACTTTGCATGGGGTAATTATGGTATTTTTATTCATCATTCCAGGTATTCCTGCTATTTTTGGTAACTTTTTATTACCAATTATGATTGGTGCAAAAGATGTATCATTTCCACGACTAAATTTATTTTCATGGTGGCTATTTTTATTAGGTGCAATAATTGCTTTATCTTCATTATTTGTAGGTAATGGTTTTGCTGATACTGGATGGACATTTTATGCGCCTTATAGTGTTAATACAGATACAAATGTAATTGCTGCTTTAAGTGCTGCATATATCTTAGGAATGGCAAGTATTCTTACGGGAATTAACTTTGTTGTAACTATTCACAGATTAAGAGCTCCTGGTATGGGATTCTTTAAAATGCCTTTATTTGTATGGGGTTTATATTCAACTGCATGGATTCAAGTTTTAGCTACTCCTGTAATTGGAATTACATTAATTCTAGTAATTATTGAAAAAACAATTGGTATTGGTATTTTTGATCCTGCAAAAGGTGGAGATCCAATTCTTTATGAACACTTATTTTGGATTTATTCTCATCCCGCAGTTTATTTAATGATTTTACCAGCATTTGGTGTTGTTTCTGAAATCGTACCTACATTCTGTAGACGGACTATCTTTGGATACAGATCAATTGCAATTTCTTCTGCAATGATTTCTATTATCGGATACTTGGTTTGGGGACATCACTTATTTTCTTCTGGTATGAGTGAATGGGCGAAAGTTACTTTCTCATTTTTAACATTTTTTGTTTCAATTCCTACTGGTATTAAATTCTTTGACTGGATTGCTACTATGTATAAAGGTTCAATTGTAATGAAAACACCTATGTTATGGGTTATTGGAACAATTGTTACTTTTGCAATTGGAGGACTAACAGGAGTTGTATTAGCAACACTTGGGATTACTGCTCACTTACATGATACATATTATGTTGTTGCTCACTTCCATTACGCAATGTTTGGTGGAGTTGTATTCATGATGTTTGCAGCATTTCATTACTGGTATCCAAAATTTGTTGGAAGAATGTATGACGAAGCAAAAGCTAAAATTGCATTCTGGATGATTTTCTTAGGATTTAACATATTATGGTTCCCAATGTTTATAGCTGGAATTTTAGGTATGCCTAGAAGATATTTTGATTATTTACCAGAATTTACTATTTATCATCAAATTTCAGGTGTTGGTGCGGTATTAACACTTTCAGGAATTGGATTTATGGCTTATGTTTTAATCAAAGGTTTAAAAAATGGAGAAATCGCAAGTGCAAACCCATGGAATGCAACTACGTTAGAGTGGCAAATTGATTCACCACCACCATTAGAAAACTTTAGAAATACACCATATATTGATTTTGAACCTTACGATTATAAAGATGGTTTACCCGTTCATAATCTTTATGATGAAATTCACAAAGGGAGATAA
- a CDS encoding rubrerythrin family protein has translation MKQYELYKCSTCGSEVEVQVTGKGNLSCCNKDMENITKSLTQVVLLKAFAGESMARNKYEYYAKIAQKEGYRDIAEHFQRAANNEKVHAKLELKLYNNLTIEKDFGNTKENLREAIEGEAYENITMYPDFSAIAKEEGHKEAARILAGIGKIEIEHENMYRMLLERLENDEEHLSSNKDEEWICEVCGHVHRGKKPPKICPVCAHPQEYQSRLNSKK, from the coding sequence ATGAAACAATATGAATTATATAAATGTTCTACCTGTGGTAGTGAAGTTGAAGTACAAGTTACGGGAAAAGGAAATTTATCCTGTTGTAATAAAGACATGGAAAATATTACTAAAAGTTTGACACAAGTTGTTTTACTTAAAGCTTTTGCAGGTGAGTCTATGGCTAGAAATAAATATGAATATTATGCAAAAATAGCCCAAAAAGAAGGATATAGAGATATTGCAGAACATTTTCAAAGAGCTGCCAATAATGAAAAAGTACATGCTAAACTTGAATTAAAGCTTTATAATAATTTAACAATAGAAAAAGACTTTGGAAATACAAAAGAAAACTTACGCGAAGCAATCGAAGGTGAAGCCTATGAAAATATAACTATGTATCCTGATTTTTCAGCCATTGCAAAAGAAGAAGGACATAAAGAAGCAGCACGAATACTTGCTGGTATTGGAAAAATAGAGATAGAGCATGAAAACATGTATAGAATGCTTTTAGAAAGATTGGAAAATGATGAAGAACACTTAAGCTCAAATAAAGATGAAGAATGGATTTGTGAAGTCTGTGGACATGTACACAGAGGGAAAAAACCACCTAAAATCTGTCCCGTATGTGCTCACCCACAAGAATATCAATCACGTTTAAACAGTAAAAAATAG
- a CDS encoding SCO family protein, whose amino-acid sequence MLKKVLLTLLLSACTLFSVEIGIYEQQDKEINLDLKFTNEYNQVKTLREIIDNKPTILTINYFNCPTLCSPMLYEVADVIPRIGLIPGKEFNVITLSIEKNDTFKHAKETKDKIFKTFKKPFNANAWSFLTTTNQENIDIITNSVGFKYERRVKDGVVDYLHPAAIMVLTPKGKVSRYLNGITYLPFDLKLAIYEASEEKTRPTIANTLLYCFAYDAESKTYLFKAEKIVGGLIFATVVAFFVFVYRTGKRDDKRKLEEIKKRKEKEEKDA is encoded by the coding sequence ATGCTAAAAAAAGTACTTTTGACCCTACTTTTGTCCGCCTGTACATTGTTTTCTGTAGAAATCGGAATTTATGAACAACAAGACAAAGAAATCAATTTAGATTTAAAGTTTACGAATGAATATAATCAAGTAAAAACGCTAAGAGAAATAATAGATAATAAACCTACAATTTTAACTATTAACTACTTCAACTGCCCTACTTTATGTTCCCCTATGTTATACGAAGTTGCAGATGTTATTCCCCGAATTGGACTGATCCCTGGAAAAGAATTTAATGTAATTACCCTAAGTATTGAAAAAAATGACACTTTTAAACATGCAAAAGAAACAAAAGACAAAATCTTTAAGACCTTTAAAAAACCATTTAATGCAAATGCATGGTCGTTTCTAACCACAACTAATCAGGAAAATATAGATATAATAACAAATTCTGTTGGTTTTAAATATGAACGACGTGTAAAAGATGGAGTTGTTGATTATTTGCATCCTGCAGCAATCATGGTTTTAACACCAAAAGGGAAAGTAAGCAGATATTTAAATGGTATCACGTACTTACCTTTTGATCTAAAACTTGCGATTTATGAAGCAAGCGAAGAAAAAACAAGACCAACAATTGCAAATACTTTACTTTACTGTTTTGCTTACGATGCAGAAAGTAAAACGTATTTGTTTAAAGCGGAAAAAATTGTCGGCGGTTTAATTTTTGCTACTGTAGTAGCATTTTTTGTATTTGTATACCGAACAGGTAAACGAGATGACAAAAGAAAATTAGAAGAAATAAAAAAACGAAAAGAAAAAGAAGAAAAAGACGCGTAA
- a CDS encoding cytochrome C oxidase subunit IV family protein: MTNHETLTESMFIKVFFALIGLTTLTFLQPYFMHQDLQNTIAIQMFIAVIKTFLIGAYYMHLKYEEPLYRWIVLIALITLSIFFIITSFDAIFRNSINDFFT, from the coding sequence ATGACAAATCACGAAACATTAACAGAAAGTATGTTTATTAAAGTATTTTTTGCTTTAATAGGATTAACTACTTTAACTTTTTTACAACCTTATTTCATGCATCAAGATCTTCAAAATACGATTGCAATTCAAATGTTTATTGCAGTAATTAAGACATTTTTAATTGGCGCTTATTATATGCACCTTAAGTATGAAGAACCATTGTATAGATGGATTGTTTTAATAGCACTTATTACGCTTAGTATATTTTTTATAATTACATCTTTTGATGCAATTTTTAGAAATAGTATTAATGATTTTTTTACTTAG
- a CDS encoding transcriptional repressor, which translates to MMNYTKLLKDYNLKVTPQRIAIVDELHKHGHMNIDSLYQVLLVKFPSISLATIYKNINAMIEKVFVDEVKIEHKKSVFELSKKDHAHTICSTCGEIEDMDFSLQNLMKEVASNSSFEIEKTSLCFTGICKTCASK; encoded by the coding sequence ATTATGAATTATACGAAGCTTTTAAAAGATTATAACCTTAAAGTAACCCCACAACGAATTGCTATTGTTGATGAATTACATAAACATGGGCATATGAATATTGATTCTTTATACCAAGTATTATTAGTAAAGTTCCCAAGTATTTCTTTGGCAACTATTTATAAGAATATTAATGCAATGATTGAAAAAGTATTTGTTGATGAAGTTAAGATTGAACATAAAAAATCTGTTTTTGAATTAAGTAAAAAAGATCATGCTCATACTATTTGTTCTACTTGTGGAGAAATTGAAGATATGGATTTTTCTTTGCAAAACTTAATGAAAGAAGTAGCTTCAAATTCCAGTTTTGAAATTGAAAAAACTTCTTTATGTTTCACAGGTATTTGTAAAACCTGTGCTTCTAAATAA
- a CDS encoding cytochrome c oxidase subunit 3, whose translation MDHSSEIEIIYDKQGNPHEVVDFNDDYQASKLGFWFFLFTELMLFGGMFLVFTFYFYRYTDNFLEASATLNIVLGGVNTFVLLISTYFLGMGLINFKNGEVSKAKVKIVLTIVFSILFLTIKYFEWMAEIHHGIYPDSDILNAKESGVILFFGLYFTMTGLHGIHIIIGIALMTWVLILMNKGTITTKKYVIFENVALYWDLVHMVWVFLFPLFYITGLGR comes from the coding sequence ATGGATCATTCAAGTGAAATAGAAATTATCTACGATAAACAAGGTAATCCTCATGAAGTCGTAGACTTTAATGATGATTATCAAGCATCAAAACTTGGTTTTTGGTTCTTCTTATTTACAGAGTTAATGTTATTTGGAGGAATGTTCTTAGTATTTACATTCTACTTTTACAGATATACAGATAATTTTTTAGAAGCATCTGCTACGTTAAATATTGTTCTTGGTGGAGTTAATACTTTTGTTCTTTTAATTTCTACATACTTTTTAGGTATGGGTTTAATCAACTTTAAAAATGGTGAAGTTTCAAAAGCAAAAGTTAAAATTGTACTTACTATTGTTTTCTCAATTCTTTTCTTAACGATTAAGTATTTTGAGTGGATGGCTGAGATTCATCATGGTATTTATCCTGATTCTGACATTTTAAATGCAAAAGAAAGTGGAGTTATTTTATTCTTTGGTTTATACTTTACAATGACAGGACTTCATGGAATTCATATTATTATTGGTATTGCTTTAATGACTTGGGTATTAATTTTAATGAACAAAGGAACAATTACTACAAAAAAATATGTTATATTTGAAAATGTAGCTTTATATTGGGATTTAGTTCATATGGTTTGGGTATTTTTATTCCCACTCTTTTACATTACTGGATTAGGGAGATAA
- the radA gene encoding DNA repair protein RadA: MAKKKVSLFECQHCGTQVGKWLGKCPDCGGWDSFIELSSAQQEVLEQTKKIVSTKIKATAITDVKQDNIIRFSSYNDEFDLVLGGGIVPGSLTLIGGSPGVGKSTLLLKVAGSIAKNGKKVLYVSGEESMGQIKLRANRLDANHQNLFLFPEIKLEEIQDELLRQDYAVVIIDSIQTMYSSNLTSSPGSVTQVKEITFELMRKAKESDISMFIIGHITKDGAIAGPRVLEHMVDTVLYFEGEASKELRMLRSFKNRFGSTSEIGIFEMTNEGLLSAKDISSKFFDKSKSQAGSALTVAIEGTRSLILEVQALVCDSNFPNPKRSSTGFDISRLNMLLALLEKKLDLPLNNYDVFINISGGIKIKESSADLAVIAAIISSFRDRPISKESVFIGEVSLTGEIKDVYSMDLRLKEAQAQGIKKAIIAKKPKIKLKLTTYDVDEVYKMLELF, encoded by the coding sequence ATGGCGAAAAAAAAAGTATCTTTATTTGAATGTCAACATTGTGGAACACAAGTTGGCAAATGGTTAGGAAAATGTCCTGATTGTGGGGGATGGGATAGTTTTATTGAACTCTCAAGCGCTCAACAAGAAGTTTTAGAACAAACCAAGAAAATTGTTTCTACAAAAATAAAAGCTACTGCTATTACCGATGTAAAACAAGACAATATTATTCGTTTTTCCTCTTATAATGACGAATTTGATTTAGTTTTGGGAGGAGGAATAGTTCCTGGTTCTTTGACTTTAATAGGGGGAAGTCCAGGCGTTGGAAAATCTACGCTCTTATTAAAAGTAGCTGGTTCAATTGCAAAAAATGGGAAAAAAGTTCTTTATGTTTCAGGTGAAGAAAGCATGGGACAAATCAAACTAAGAGCCAATAGACTGGATGCTAATCATCAAAATCTGTTTTTATTTCCAGAAATCAAATTAGAAGAAATACAAGATGAGTTATTAAGACAAGACTATGCAGTAGTTATTATTGATTCTATACAAACTATGTATTCAAGTAATCTTACAAGCTCCCCAGGTTCTGTAACACAAGTTAAAGAAATTACTTTTGAATTAATGAGAAAAGCAAAAGAGAGTGATATTTCTATGTTTATTATTGGACATATTACAAAAGATGGTGCAATTGCAGGTCCAAGAGTGTTAGAACATATGGTTGATACGGTTTTATATTTTGAAGGAGAAGCTTCAAAAGAGTTAAGAATGTTACGTTCTTTTAAAAACAGATTCGGCTCAACGAGTGAAATTGGTATTTTTGAGATGACCAATGAAGGTTTGCTGTCTGCTAAAGATATATCCTCAAAATTCTTTGACAAAAGTAAATCTCAAGCAGGTTCTGCTTTAACAGTAGCAATTGAAGGTACTCGCTCACTTATTCTTGAAGTTCAAGCCCTCGTTTGTGATTCTAATTTTCCTAATCCCAAACGTTCATCTACTGGTTTTGATATTTCACGCTTAAATATGCTTTTGGCATTGCTTGAAAAAAAGCTTGATTTACCTTTGAATAACTATGATGTTTTTATTAATATTTCTGGTGGAATCAAAATCAAAGAAAGTTCTGCTGATTTAGCTGTGATTGCAGCTATTATCTCTTCTTTTAGAGACAGACCTATTTCAAAAGAATCTGTTTTTATTGGAGAAGTCTCTTTAACCGGTGAAATAAAAGATGTATATTCCATGGATTTACGCTTAAAAGAAGCCCAAGCCCAAGGTATAAAAAAAGCTATCATTGCAAAAAAACCCAAGATAAAACTAAAACTAACTACCTATGATGTAGATGAAGTTTATAAAATGCTGGAACTATTTTAA
- a CDS encoding esterase, which translates to MIIYIHGFASSGFGNKAKLFKKKYKEDILIPSLSYVPCLALNTLEQIIEMLLHKNEKVRLIGSSLGGFYCMYLANKYKIKAVLINPAIYPSKTLEKIGMQTNYYDNSLFEVKKEHLEFLKNLEQKNLKNTKDFLLLLQKEDEVLDYKEAELFLKGSLMYIEEGGNHSFENIHKYFKTINDFFKS; encoded by the coding sequence ATGATAATTTATATCCATGGTTTTGCATCCAGTGGTTTTGGAAACAAAGCAAAACTTTTTAAAAAGAAGTATAAAGAAGATATTCTTATACCTTCTTTGTCATATGTCCCATGTTTAGCACTTAATACCTTGGAGCAAATTATTGAAATGTTATTGCATAAAAATGAGAAAGTACGTTTAATTGGATCCTCTTTAGGAGGTTTTTATTGTATGTATTTAGCCAATAAATATAAAATAAAAGCAGTATTAATTAATCCTGCAATTTATCCTTCTAAAACATTAGAAAAAATTGGAATGCAAACAAATTATTACGACAATTCTTTATTTGAAGTAAAAAAAGAACATTTAGAATTTTTAAAAAATTTGGAACAAAAGAATCTTAAGAATACAAAGGATTTTCTTCTTTTACTTCAAAAAGAGGATGAAGTATTGGATTATAAAGAAGCTGAATTATTTTTAAAAGGAAGTCTTATGTATATAGAAGAGGGTGGAAATCACAGTTTTGAAAATATTCATAAATATTTCAAAACTATAAATGATTTTTTTAAATCTTAG
- the murJ gene encoding murein biosynthesis integral membrane protein MurJ, with protein sequence MLIKSIFTNSSGILFSRVLGFIRDLLTASILGANIYSDIFFVAFKVPNLFRRIFAEGAFTQAFIPAYAKSKHKIQFSSAIFLSFFAFIMLLSLLVTLFSKFVTSFIAIGFDDKTIELTAPLLAINFYYLPMIFIVTFMAALLQYKNHFATTAFSTALLNLSLIAALLISKDLDKYDITFYLSYGVLIGGMLQILVHIIALKNKNLLKVLSFNKIKFAQRKFYNSFAAATLGSSTAHLSAFIDTWLASFLISGSISYLYYANRIFQLPLALFAIATSVALFPMIAKAIKNKNENKALSLMKKASMILSVLLLISSFIGIFFNEFIVELLFQRGEFTQVDTMNTALILLMYLIGLLPYGISKIFSLWLYAQEKQFIAAKISMKALTFNIVFSLILFKPYGATGLAFASTIGGFVLFYYTIKEFGFKKFYNLFKNS encoded by the coding sequence ATGCTTATTAAATCTATTTTTACAAACAGTTCAGGTATATTATTTTCAAGAGTTCTAGGTTTTATTCGTGACTTATTAACAGCATCAATTTTAGGCGCTAATATATATTCAGATATCTTTTTTGTTGCATTTAAAGTACCCAATTTATTCAGACGAATTTTTGCAGAAGGTGCTTTTACTCAAGCTTTTATTCCTGCTTATGCAAAAAGTAAACATAAAATACAATTTTCATCTGCAATATTTCTTTCATTTTTTGCTTTCATCATGCTTTTATCACTTTTAGTAACACTGTTTTCAAAATTTGTAACAAGTTTTATTGCCATTGGTTTTGATGATAAAACAATAGAATTAACAGCTCCCTTACTTGCTATAAATTTTTATTATTTACCAATGATATTTATTGTAACCTTTATGGCCGCACTCTTACAGTATAAAAATCATTTTGCTACTACAGCATTTTCAACAGCTTTACTTAATCTATCTTTAATTGCTGCTTTATTAATTTCAAAAGATTTGGACAAATACGATATTACTTTTTACCTATCTTATGGGGTTTTAATAGGTGGAATGCTTCAAATATTAGTACATATTATTGCTTTGAAAAACAAAAATTTGCTAAAAGTCTTAAGTTTTAATAAAATCAAATTTGCACAAAGAAAATTTTATAATTCTTTTGCTGCCGCAACATTGGGCTCATCAACAGCCCATTTATCGGCATTTATAGATACGTGGTTAGCATCATTTTTAATAAGTGGAAGTATTTCTTACCTTTATTATGCCAATAGAATTTTTCAACTTCCTTTGGCATTATTTGCTATAGCTACTAGTGTAGCGTTGTTTCCCATGATAGCAAAAGCTATAAAAAACAAAAATGAAAATAAAGCTTTAAGCCTAATGAAGAAAGCAAGTATGATTTTGTCAGTTTTATTACTGATATCCTCTTTTATTGGAATATTTTTCAATGAATTCATTGTTGAACTTCTGTTTCAAAGAGGTGAATTTACGCAAGTAGATACCATGAATACAGCATTAATACTTTTAATGTATTTAATTGGTCTTTTGCCATATGGAATATCAAAAATATTTTCTTTATGGTTATATGCACAAGAAAAACAATTTATTGCAGCAAAAATATCTATGAAAGCTTTAACTTTCAATATAGTTTTTTCTTTAATTTTATTTAAACCTTATGGAGCAACTGGTCTTGCATTTGCTAGTACAATCGGTGGTTTTGTATTATTTTATTATACAATAAAAGAATTTGGTTTTAAAAAGTTTTATAATCTTTTCAAAAATAGCTAG
- a CDS encoding endonuclease/exonuclease/phosphatase family protein, which yields MIFKSLFIFILLIKVLFAEEFTVASFNVENLFDLKNDGTEYKEYVPNTTSLWNKKTHDIKLNNISKVIRSLDADIIVLQEIESLSALLSLKKRTKYKYHAFSKQKKSSIGLAVLSNYKILKQHTLKVKSRKIKRDIQEVDIQIQNKRIKIFNNHWPSKRQKESFRILYANTLNNYIKKFQEDLDYILLGDFNSNYNEKETLKLNKDLNDSYNITGINDILLSSNKIHKKNPYHYNLWYELEYTERFSAMYRNNKITPDNILLPQALFDQKNISYINNSFKVLKKPYLITKKKIHRWKMIKKYTVHAGEGYSDHLAIIASFDTEPYKQIKKVTQNKGIAALYKNNATNIKIKNAVVIYKNKNNYIIKQKNNRAIYIYNSKEKLELSSSYNLYILKTKEHYGLKEISSFRIIKKHPKKENIIEYFTQAKSINLFDMKYQNELIINLKGHYKKGYLYYVKKNNTYKIRLYSKDKTLLPKNGQKINIIQAHLSFFKNKAQIIINKKSEYYAY from the coding sequence ATGATTTTTAAATCCCTGTTTATTTTTATTTTATTAATAAAAGTGCTTTTTGCGGAAGAATTTACTGTTGCTTCTTTCAATGTAGAGAATCTTTTTGATTTAAAAAATGATGGTACAGAATATAAAGAATATGTGCCTAATACTACATCTCTTTGGAATAAAAAAACGCATGACATTAAACTCAATAATATTTCAAAAGTAATTCGTAGCTTAGATGCAGATATTATTGTTTTACAAGAAATTGAATCCCTTAGCGCCCTTCTGTCTTTAAAAAAAAGAACCAAGTATAAATACCATGCTTTTAGTAAACAAAAAAAATCGTCCATAGGTTTGGCTGTATTAAGTAATTATAAAATTCTAAAACAACATACCCTAAAGGTCAAATCAAGAAAAATCAAGCGTGATATTCAAGAAGTAGATATACAAATACAAAACAAACGCATCAAAATATTTAACAACCATTGGCCATCAAAAAGGCAAAAAGAATCTTTTCGTATTTTATATGCAAATACTCTCAATAACTATATAAAAAAATTTCAAGAAGATCTTGATTATATATTACTTGGAGATTTTAACAGTAATTATAATGAGAAAGAAACACTAAAACTAAATAAAGATTTAAATGACAGCTACAATATTACAGGTATAAATGATATTCTACTCTCATCAAATAAAATACACAAAAAAAATCCCTATCATTATAACTTATGGTACGAACTTGAATACACAGAACGTTTTTCTGCAATGTATAGAAACAATAAAATCACACCGGATAATATATTATTGCCCCAAGCTTTATTTGATCAAAAAAATATTTCTTATATAAACAATAGTTTTAAGGTATTAAAAAAACCTTATCTTATTACTAAGAAAAAAATACACCGTTGGAAAATGATAAAAAAATATACAGTGCATGCGGGAGAAGGATACTCTGATCACTTAGCAATTATTGCCAGTTTTGATACAGAACCTTATAAACAAATAAAAAAAGTAACACAAAACAAGGGCATAGCCGCTTTATATAAAAATAACGCTACAAATATAAAAATTAAAAATGCTGTAGTTATATACAAAAATAAGAACAACTACATAATTAAACAAAAGAATAATAGAGCCATATACATTTATAATTCAAAAGAAAAACTTGAACTTTCATCTTCTTATAACTTATACATTTTAAAAACAAAAGAACATTATGGATTAAAAGAAATAAGCTCGTTTAGAATAATTAAAAAACATCCAAAAAAAGAAAATATAATAGAGTATTTCACCCAAGCCAAAAGTATAAATTTATTTGATATGAAATATCAAAATGAACTTATTATCAATCTTAAGGGGCACTATAAAAAGGGTTATTTGTATTATGTCAAAAAGAATAATACGTATAAAATAAGACTTTATTCCAAAGATAAAACACTTTTACCTAAAAATGGGCAAAAAATTAATATAATACAAGCGCATTTGTCTTTTTTCAAAAACAAGGCACAAATAATTATTAATAAAAAAAGCGAGTACTATGCTTATTAA
- the ybeY gene encoding rRNA maturation RNase YbeY, whose protein sequence is MIDIDNQSTFDFKPHLCEKILKSLSDKSIELIICDNSYIQDLNNEHRQKDKATDVLSFPLEFDFPNMPLGSIVISYDFVKEKASLYKHKEEEEFTLLFIHGLLHLLGYDHEIDNGKQRDKEEELIKEFNLPNSLIIRNQ, encoded by the coding sequence TTGATTGATATTGACAACCAAAGTACATTCGATTTTAAACCTCACTTATGTGAGAAAATATTAAAAAGTCTTAGTGATAAAAGCATAGAGCTTATTATCTGTGACAATTCATATATACAAGACCTTAACAATGAACACAGACAAAAAGATAAAGCGACGGATGTTTTATCTTTTCCTCTGGAGTTTGACTTTCCCAATATGCCTCTTGGCTCAATAGTAATTTCATATGATTTCGTAAAAGAAAAAGCTTCTTTATATAAACACAAAGAAGAAGAAGAATTTACTCTCTTATTTATACATGGTTTATTGCATCTTTTAGGTTATGATCATGAAATAGATAATGGAAAACAAAGAGATAAAGAAGAAGAACTTATAAAAGAATTTAATTTACCAAATAGTTTAATAATAAGGAACCAATAA